A portion of the Sulfurimonas hongkongensis genome contains these proteins:
- a CDS encoding class I SAM-dependent methyltransferase gives MPRIDNERFYTSAIELHGVSAKGVNWNSSDSQNLRFKIILELLPSNLDGFSLADAGCGFGDFYLYAKKEGRLPKKYIAIDSIKEMVKITKERTQTKAILADICKDSLPSASYYICSGAMNTLELFETHLFIQNCYASSEIGFIFNILYGSKKSQTYNYLTLGDIKIMASEIGVREVKFKKNYMKNDITVGFFK, from the coding sequence ATGCCTCGTATCGACAATGAAAGGTTTTACACCTCTGCTATAGAACTTCATGGAGTAAGCGCAAAGGGCGTAAACTGGAACTCAAGCGACTCTCAAAACCTAAGATTTAAAATCATCCTAGAACTACTTCCTTCAAATCTTGATGGGTTTTCTTTAGCTGATGCGGGCTGTGGCTTTGGAGATTTTTATCTATATGCAAAAAAAGAGGGTAGACTTCCAAAAAAGTACATTGCCATAGACTCCATCAAAGAGATGGTTAAAATTACAAAAGAGCGAACACAAACGAAAGCGATTTTAGCTGATATCTGTAAAGATTCACTACCAAGTGCCTCATACTATATTTGTAGTGGAGCTATGAACACATTAGAGCTTTTTGAAACGCATCTTTTTATCCAAAATTGCTACGCTTCAAGTGAGATAGGCTTTATCTTTAACATACTATATGGATCAAAAAAGAGCCAAACTTACAACTACCTAACGCTTGGTGATATAAAAATTATGGCATCAGAAATTGGGGTTAGAGAGGTTAAATTTAAAAAAAATTATATGAAAAATGATATAACTGTGGGGTTTTTTAAGTAG
- a CDS encoding NAD(P)-binding domain-containing protein — protein MSHLYNLAIIGAGPAGIATAIESYMQGIRDIVLLEKDQNHNSTIRKYYKDNKRVDKDWKGQKVELDGRLFFVDGTKETTLDFFDQLLDRHSVELQTHVEVESIIKKEHYFEVNMAGKMIRAKNVVVTIGRMGKVNKPKYPIAPGIKNKIVYTLESCSEGEKILIVGGGDSAVEYAVDLSEKNDVAICYRRETFRRANPTNQTNIANAIIHKEVRPILGINIDGLEDVDGRVKVIYREIEPEIFDRVVFAIGGTTPSGFLSASGIEEIDGKPVHDENYETNIKGLFVAGDITQERGGSIALGLNHGYAIACYIQAIDK, from the coding sequence ATGAGTCATCTATATAATCTAGCGATAATAGGAGCGGGTCCTGCGGGAATAGCGACTGCTATTGAGAGCTATATGCAAGGTATAAGAGATATAGTCTTACTAGAAAAAGACCAAAACCATAACTCTACGATCAGAAAATATTACAAAGATAATAAAAGAGTAGATAAAGACTGGAAGGGTCAAAAGGTTGAGCTAGATGGCAGACTGTTCTTTGTAGATGGCACAAAAGAGACCACATTAGACTTCTTTGACCAGCTCCTAGATCGCCACTCAGTTGAGCTTCAAACTCATGTCGAGGTTGAGTCCATTATTAAAAAAGAGCACTATTTTGAGGTTAATATGGCTGGCAAAATGATTAGAGCTAAAAATGTTGTTGTGACTATTGGTAGAATGGGAAAGGTTAATAAACCCAAGTATCCAATTGCTCCGGGGATAAAAAACAAGATAGTTTATACTCTTGAGAGTTGCAGTGAGGGTGAGAAGATTCTTATAGTCGGAGGTGGAGACAGTGCGGTTGAGTATGCGGTTGATTTGAGTGAAAAAAATGATGTAGCTATCTGCTATAGAAGAGAGACATTCAGACGAGCAAATCCTACAAATCAGACAAATATAGCAAATGCCATCATCCACAAAGAGGTAAGACCAATACTTGGTATAAACATAGATGGGCTTGAGGATGTAGATGGCAGAGTAAAAGTTATATATAGAGAGATAGAGCCTGAGATCTTTGATAGAGTAGTGTTTGCAATAGGTGGGACTACTCCGAGTGGTTTTTTAAGTGCGTCTGGTATAGAAGAGATAGATGGAAAACCTGTTCATGATGAGAATTATGAGACAAATATTAAAGGACTTTTTGTAGCTGGAGACATAACTCAGGAGAGAGGTGGAAGTATAGCCCTAGGATTAAATCACGGCTACGCAATAGCGTGCTATATACAAGCAATAGATAAATAA
- a CDS encoding Fic family protein, translating into MLISPIMPYNLKGQIKPELLELAEKVCIESAKIASGYNQYVVNAFRDVLRITNSYYSNRIEAQSTHPIDIEKAMLKQFSDDSKEKALQELSVAHIKTQEFVEGYSIEHSVIDRNFIKEIHRLFYSSEGMEKFTKLEKENELIEMIPGEFRNRDVKVANHIAPAYDVIDTVFNYYEKEYSSAYTSSTKAIKLLAALSSHHRLVYLHPFLDGNGRVSRLHLDAMFWNMKLEGYGLWNISRGLARDVKEYQTHLSYADMKQQGATDGRGELSLRGLEGYLKYMLEISLDQIEFMGYSLRLDQLNEKIRKFVRFSQEGMFHKREPLPKYSELLFSHLLLNGELERKYVPLAIGKSISTATKLVSTLTKMGYLESEHSKAPLRLKVNSFFASQIIPELIPQKVD; encoded by the coding sequence ATGTTAATATCTCCAATTATGCCTTATAATTTAAAAGGACAGATAAAGCCAGAATTATTAGAGCTTGCAGAAAAAGTTTGTATAGAAAGTGCAAAGATTGCAAGTGGATATAACCAATATGTTGTAAATGCTTTTAGGGATGTTTTGCGGATTACAAACAGCTACTATTCAAACAGAATCGAAGCTCAAAGTACACACCCTATAGATATTGAAAAAGCTATGCTGAAACAATTCTCAGATGATTCAAAAGAAAAGGCACTGCAAGAACTTTCAGTTGCACATATCAAAACACAAGAGTTTGTTGAAGGCTACTCTATAGAGCATAGTGTAATTGATAGAAACTTTATAAAAGAGATTCATCGACTGTTTTACTCTAGTGAAGGCATGGAAAAATTTACAAAACTAGAAAAAGAAAATGAACTCATAGAGATGATACCCGGTGAGTTCAGAAACAGAGATGTTAAAGTAGCAAATCATATCGCACCTGCTTATGATGTAATAGATACAGTTTTTAACTATTATGAAAAAGAGTATAGCTCAGCATATACTAGCTCCACAAAAGCAATAAAACTACTTGCTGCACTTAGTTCTCATCATCGCTTAGTGTATCTTCACCCTTTCTTAGACGGAAACGGAAGGGTTTCAAGACTGCATCTTGATGCAATGTTCTGGAATATGAAGCTTGAAGGTTACGGGCTGTGGAATATATCAAGAGGACTAGCAAGGGATGTTAAAGAATACCAAACACACCTGTCTTATGCAGATATGAAGCAACAAGGTGCAACTGATGGTAGAGGTGAATTATCACTTAGAGGGCTTGAGGGCTATTTGAAATATATGCTTGAGATATCATTGGACCAAATTGAATTTATGGGATATAGTTTGCGACTTGATCAGCTCAATGAAAAAATCAGAAAATTTGTAAGATTTTCGCAAGAGGGGATGTTTCATAAAAGAGAACCTCTCCCTAAATATTCTGAACTACTGTTTTCTCATCTATTGTTAAATGGTGAACTAGAAAGAAAGTATGTGCCTTTGGCCATAGGCAAAAGTATAAGTACCGCAACAAAACTCGTAAGCACTCTAACGAAAATGGGCTATCTAGAAAGTGAACATAGTAAAGCACCACTTCGATTGAAAGTAAATTCGTTCTTTGCTTCGCAGATAATTCCGGAGCTTATTCCCCAAAAAGTAGATTGA
- a CDS encoding DUF6933 domain-containing protein translates to MNLQITQKLSDKLKRTLIDVDSLSHNDIDVFHCNLLKFGRYNCVLITNNKTLYSFFLFGLKADDFKHFEEVVRERVFKLLIESGLAQSQFEKILESMEIINYSKTSNRSVVASMNDMKRQIESYLEIGNDIYEVNRKLNKTPYKAIGYKYPVKLFSEMLKS, encoded by the coding sequence ATGAATTTACAAATCACACAAAAATTATCAGATAAGCTAAAACGAACACTTATTGATGTTGACTCATTGTCACATAATGATATAGATGTTTTTCATTGTAATCTTCTAAAATTTGGAAGATATAATTGTGTATTGATCACTAATAATAAAACTTTGTACTCATTTTTCTTGTTTGGATTAAAAGCTGACGATTTTAAACATTTTGAAGAGGTTGTGAGAGAAAGAGTATTTAAACTTTTAATAGAGAGTGGATTAGCTCAAAGTCAGTTTGAAAAAATCTTAGAAAGTATGGAAATAATCAACTACTCCAAAACTTCAAATAGAAGTGTTGTTGCTTCAATGAATGATATGAAAAGACAGATTGAAAGTTATTTAGAGATAGGCAATGATATATACGAAGTCAATAGAAAGTTAAATAAAACGCCCTATAAAGCTATTGGCTATAAGTATCCTGTAAAATTATTTAGTGAAATGTTAAAAAGCTAA
- a CDS encoding type IV toxin-antitoxin system AbiEi family antitoxin domain-containing protein, which produces MYNNNMNIVQLKKLIGLNVFTAEMLKPILEQEYAQPTKKINSMIKKGELIRLKRGVYALGADYRSYPLNLIAIANIIHKPSYVSYEYALSYHGLIPERVYTVTSATTYRPETYATDIGTFSYKKIPSNAYSIGIDWKYDEHDGGYMIATAEKALCDQVYADKRIADIKKDEILEYLEDDLRIELKELENLDTTLLWKISFAYSSPKLRDMTARIKKRQKDG; this is translated from the coding sequence ATGTATAATAACAACATGAATATTGTTCAACTCAAAAAACTTATCGGATTGAATGTTTTTACAGCTGAGATGCTAAAACCTATCTTAGAACAAGAATATGCCCAACCTACGAAAAAAATTAACAGTATGATTAAAAAAGGGGAACTTATTCGTCTCAAAAGAGGAGTTTATGCTCTTGGTGCAGATTATAGAAGTTACCCTTTGAACCTTATCGCTATAGCGAACATAATCCATAAACCGTCTTATGTCTCCTATGAATATGCATTGTCTTATCACGGTTTGATACCAGAAAGAGTCTATACAGTTACTTCTGCTACAACCTATCGCCCTGAAACATACGCTACAGATATAGGGACATTTAGCTATAAAAAAATTCCATCAAATGCGTACTCTATAGGAATTGATTGGAAATATGATGAGCATGATGGTGGTTATATGATTGCAACAGCTGAGAAAGCATTATGTGATCAAGTCTATGCTGATAAAAGAATTGCTGATATAAAAAAAGATGAGATATTAGAATATCTTGAAGATGATCTTCGTATAGAACTTAAAGAGTTAGAAAACCTAGATACAACACTTTTATGGAAAATTTCTTTTGCCTATTCTTCGCCTAAATTACGCGATATGACAGCAAGAATTAAAAAAAGGCAAAAAGATGGCTAA
- a CDS encoding nucleotidyl transferase AbiEii/AbiGii toxin family protein has product MANTHPHITAMLQNYDLSKDDPYEALREILQEIVLYALSDASFFNHAVFYGDTALRILYGLPRFSEDLDFSLLKPDPSFDLSKYEKAVLQTLKTYGFEAQIETKVKEQSAVQSAFIKGNTIKHLLAINAPEDIVKSFNAGKLLKIKFEVDTEPPLNFQEEQKLHLTPTPFMVRSMKPSSLFAGKLHAVLCRGWQNRPKGRDWYDMVWYIQNKYQVDLTHLATRLIQSCKALQDTEVELPKEIELYTPELLVNLLQKRVDTLDIELAKQDVHRFIYDEKELEIWSKDFFFAIIQIIKFK; this is encoded by the coding sequence ATGGCTAATACACATCCACACATTACAGCAATGCTACAAAATTATGATCTTTCAAAAGACGATCCATATGAAGCTCTTCGAGAGATATTACAAGAGATCGTTTTATACGCACTAAGTGATGCAAGTTTTTTCAATCATGCAGTATTTTATGGTGACACTGCACTTAGAATACTATATGGTCTGCCAAGGTTTTCAGAAGATCTTGATTTTTCACTACTTAAACCTGATCCATCATTTGATCTGAGTAAATATGAAAAAGCTGTACTTCAAACACTAAAAACTTATGGTTTTGAAGCTCAAATTGAGACAAAGGTAAAAGAGCAAAGTGCAGTGCAATCTGCATTTATCAAAGGCAATACAATTAAACACCTTCTTGCTATTAATGCTCCTGAGGATATTGTCAAAAGTTTTAATGCAGGTAAACTATTAAAAATTAAATTTGAAGTAGATACCGAGCCACCTCTTAACTTCCAAGAGGAGCAAAAACTGCATTTAACACCTACCCCTTTTATGGTAAGAAGCATGAAGCCTTCTTCATTATTCGCGGGCAAGCTTCATGCCGTTTTATGTCGTGGATGGCAAAATAGACCAAAAGGGCGTGACTGGTATGATATGGTTTGGTATATTCAAAACAAATATCAAGTAGACTTAACGCATCTAGCAACTCGCTTAATTCAGAGCTGTAAAGCTCTACAAGATACCGAAGTAGAGTTACCCAAAGAGATAGAATTATATACTCCAGAACTTCTTGTAAACCTCCTACAAAAAAGAGTGGATACACTTGATATTGAATTAGCAAAACAAGATGTGCATCGTTTTATATATGATGAAAAAGAGCTGGAGATTTGGAGTAAAGATTTCTTCTTTGCTATCATCCAGATAATCAAGTTTAAATAA
- a CDS encoding sodium-dependent transporter: MKIARFSRIGFILAAAGSAVGLGNIWKFPYIAGESGGGAFVLIYLVTVLLIGFSILISEMLIGYMGRKDGVSSFESLAPKHKNIWKFAGFQSVTGLFIMTFYSVVIGWILHYIVTSTTSLPSSIQEAESTFTTMLYSDISTQLFYHTLVFLIITYILTKGIKGGIQRLNLLLMPTLMIIILGMFAYATTLDAFSQSLEFMFAPKWDKIDSGVFITAIGHAFFTLSLGMGAILTYSASMPKNSNLVQNAIWITLLDTVIAIIAGLMLFTFLYEYGSSPAKGPGLVFISLPTVFFEMGIIGNFFAILFFIALAFAGLTSAVSLVEPMIEYFIDRFKWSRLRASVSMGLFFYLFGIVALLSNTDAYKELLSFGSRNFFDWMDHIATSIMLPLAGLVMALFIGFAVEKQRVESIVKHQFGVVAFKVWYFSLRYITPVAMILLLLSLLEII; encoded by the coding sequence ATGAAGATAGCAAGATTTAGTAGAATAGGGTTTATATTAGCAGCTGCGGGAAGTGCTGTTGGGCTTGGAAATATTTGGAAGTTTCCATATATTGCAGGTGAGAGTGGCGGTGGAGCATTTGTTCTTATATACTTAGTAACCGTTTTGCTCATTGGTTTTTCTATACTTATATCCGAGATGCTTATAGGTTACATGGGAAGAAAAGATGGTGTAAGCTCTTTTGAATCTCTTGCACCAAAACATAAAAATATCTGGAAATTTGCTGGTTTTCAAAGTGTGACCGGGCTTTTTATCATGACTTTTTACTCAGTGGTCATCGGCTGGATATTGCACTACATTGTAACTTCTACAACCTCACTTCCATCATCCATACAGGAGGCTGAGAGCACATTTACAACAATGCTTTACTCAGATATTTCAACTCAACTCTTTTATCATACTTTAGTATTTTTGATCATTACATATATACTAACAAAGGGCATCAAAGGAGGCATTCAGAGGTTAAATCTACTACTAATGCCAACACTTATGATCATAATATTAGGGATGTTTGCTTACGCTACTACTCTCGACGCTTTCTCACAGTCTTTAGAGTTTATGTTTGCTCCTAAATGGGATAAGATAGACTCTGGAGTATTTATCACGGCTATTGGACATGCCTTTTTTACACTCTCGCTTGGTATGGGAGCTATTCTTACTTATTCAGCGTCTATGCCAAAAAACTCAAATCTTGTTCAAAATGCTATTTGGATAACACTACTAGACACAGTTATAGCCATCATTGCAGGTCTGATGCTCTTTACATTTTTGTATGAGTATGGCTCAAGCCCTGCTAAAGGTCCAGGTTTAGTCTTTATCTCTTTGCCTACTGTTTTTTTTGAGATGGGTATTATTGGTAATTTTTTTGCAATTTTGTTTTTTATAGCCCTTGCCTTTGCAGGCTTGACATCTGCCGTCTCTTTGGTAGAGCCCATGATAGAGTACTTCATAGATAGGTTTAAGTGGAGTAGATTAAGAGCATCTGTCTCTATGGGCTTGTTCTTTTATCTCTTTGGTATAGTTGCTCTTTTGTCAAATACAGATGCTTACAAAGAGTTGCTTAGCTTTGGAAGTAGGAACTTTTTCGACTGGATGGACCATATTGCCACTTCCATCATGTTACCTCTTGCTGGACTTGTTATGGCCCTTTTTATTGGCTTTGCAGTTGAGAAGCAAAGAGTGGAGTCTATTGTAAAACATCAGTTTGGAGTTGTAGCATTTAAAGTTTGGTACTTTTCACTTCGCTATATAACGCCTGTGGCGATGATACTACTTTTACTCTCTTTACTGGAGATTATTTAA
- a CDS encoding diguanylate cyclase codes for MTKFNKYIVLGAVFIVSLLTSFYFIDVFSKKNIELQKQILIKQAQTHFKDQVNTRVWNASYGGVYAIPKEGQKPNPFLRDNILKVDENLTLIKINPAWMSRQLSEISNIDGFRFRITSLKLINPDNKATPFEERALKYFEKTDEKEYYEIGEDSNFNYMGALVTTNYCLPCHKHQGYKLGDVRGGISVSLDSKEYAKVTSSIKTRVVLLKVFVVIFLFSVFLLIFKQLRYSQKLQDEVEHRTKEIESTKQLLQEIIDIDASFIVLADGKDVIYANKTVLDFTGYPSIEEFKKDYEYMSDLFEYVEDNKNFIQTYNDGIHWIEYLVKEQDSKNLKVCIEKKGIYRYFRPSAKEIKTEDKALYLITFDEITNEYVKIKELEHMASTDALTNLFNRNKLNEVLKKSIELSSTISAPLSIIFLDIDRFKRVNDTYGHDTGDKVLIDIANIITSTIRTGDIAARWGGEEFMITLQATSVTHASVLGEKLRTRVQEHVFKTVGKITISLGVTEYRDGESEESFVKRVDEALYEAKEAGRNKVIVK; via the coding sequence ATGACAAAATTTAACAAATACATAGTGCTTGGTGCTGTTTTTATAGTATCGCTTTTGACTTCTTTTTATTTTATAGATGTTTTTAGTAAAAAAAATATAGAGCTTCAAAAGCAGATTCTTATAAAACAAGCTCAAACGCATTTTAAAGACCAAGTAAACACTAGAGTATGGAACGCAAGTTATGGCGGGGTTTATGCTATACCCAAAGAGGGTCAAAAACCAAATCCTTTTTTAAGAGACAATATTTTAAAAGTTGATGAAAATCTTACACTTATAAAGATAAATCCTGCATGGATGTCTAGACAGCTGTCTGAAATCTCCAACATAGATGGTTTTCGTTTTCGTATCACGAGTCTTAAGCTCATAAACCCAGACAACAAAGCTACACCTTTTGAAGAGAGAGCGCTCAAATATTTTGAAAAAACAGATGAAAAAGAGTACTATGAGATAGGGGAGGATTCTAATTTTAACTATATGGGAGCACTAGTTACAACTAACTACTGTCTTCCTTGTCATAAACATCAGGGCTATAAACTCGGTGATGTTAGAGGTGGGATAAGTGTTAGTTTAGACTCTAAAGAGTATGCTAAAGTTACTTCATCTATAAAAACTAGGGTAGTTCTGTTGAAAGTGTTTGTAGTCATTTTCTTGTTTAGTGTATTTTTACTCATCTTTAAACAACTAAGATATAGTCAAAAGCTCCAAGATGAAGTAGAGCATAGAACAAAAGAGATAGAGTCCACCAAGCAACTCTTACAAGAGATTATTGATATAGACGCTAGTTTTATAGTGCTAGCAGATGGTAAAGATGTTATATATGCTAACAAGACGGTGCTTGATTTTACTGGCTATCCCTCTATAGAAGAATTTAAAAAAGACTATGAATACATGTCTGATCTGTTTGAGTATGTAGAAGATAATAAAAACTTCATTCAAACATATAATGATGGCATCCATTGGATAGAGTATCTTGTAAAAGAACAAGATAGCAAAAATCTAAAAGTTTGCATAGAAAAAAAAGGTATATATAGATATTTTAGACCTTCTGCAAAAGAGATAAAAACAGAGGATAAAGCACTCTATCTAATTACATTTGATGAGATTACAAATGAGTATGTCAAAATAAAAGAGTTAGAACATATGGCTTCTACAGATGCTTTAACAAATCTTTTTAATAGAAATAAACTAAATGAAGTTTTGAAAAAATCAATAGAACTATCAAGCACCATCTCAGCACCACTCTCTATAATATTTTTAGATATAGATCGTTTTAAAAGGGTAAATGATACATATGGACATGACACAGGAGATAAGGTACTTATAGATATAGCAAATATCATAACTTCTACTATTCGCACAGGGGATATAGCTGCTAGATGGGGTGGAGAAGAGTTTATGATTACACTACAAGCAACATCTGTTACTCATGCTTCTGTACTTGGAGAAAAACTAAGAACTAGAGTGCAAGAGCATGTTTTTAAGACTGTTGGAAAGATCACTATATCTCTTGGTGTTACAGAGTATAGAGACGGTGAGAGTGAAGAGTCATTTGTAAAAAGAGTTGATGAAGCACTCTATGAGGCCAAAGAAGCAGGTAGAAATAAAGTCATTGTTAAGTAA
- a CDS encoding thiazole synthase, with protein sequence MDNILKIGKYELGSRLIVGSGKYKDFETTKQATLASGSELITVAVRRLNITNPDKENLRDTFAGTNVNFLPNSAGCVTAEEAITTFRLTREATGIDLIKLEVIGDTEKTLYPDVLETIKACEVLSKEGFTIMAYTSDDPIMAKRLEDAGAHAIMPLAAPIGSGLGIQNPYNIVFIREAVSVPVIVDAGIGCASDAVYAMELGAHGVLTNSAIACAQNPMMMAEAMKHAIVAGRMSYLSGRIAKRPYATASSPVDGMIQF encoded by the coding sequence ATGGATAATATTTTAAAGATTGGAAAGTATGAGTTAGGTTCTCGTTTGATAGTGGGAAGCGGAAAATATAAAGATTTTGAGACTACAAAACAAGCAACTTTGGCATCTGGGAGTGAACTAATCACAGTAGCTGTTCGCCGCTTAAATATTACAAACCCAGACAAAGAGAACCTGCGTGACACATTTGCTGGCACAAACGTAAATTTCCTACCAAACTCCGCTGGATGTGTCACCGCCGAAGAAGCCATTACAACTTTTAGACTAACTCGCGAGGCTACAGGGATAGACCTGATAAAACTTGAAGTTATAGGCGATACAGAGAAGACTCTATACCCTGATGTTTTAGAGACTATCAAAGCTTGTGAGGTTCTCTCAAAAGAGGGTTTTACCATCATGGCATACACTTCTGATGACCCTATCATGGCTAAAAGACTTGAAGATGCGGGTGCTCACGCTATCATGCCGCTAGCTGCTCCTATTGGTTCTGGACTTGGGATTCAAAACCCTTATAATATCGTCTTTATCCGTGAAGCGGTAAGTGTACCAGTTATAGTAGATGCGGGGATAGGTTGTGCCTCAGATGCGGTCTATGCAATGGAACTTGGAGCTCATGGAGTTTTAACAAACTCAGCGATTGCCTGTGCACAAAACCCTATGATGATGGCAGAAGCTATGAAACATGCTATAGTTGCTGGTAGGATGAGTTATCTATCTGGTAGAATTGCAAAAAGACCTTATGCAACAGCATCAAGCCCAGTAGATGGAATGATTCAGTTTTAG
- a CDS encoding NAD(P)H-hydrate dehydratase, translating to MQRVFDEVASLDERCYKKFGLSEDLLMEHAAEGMASYIRENFKRDAKVIIVCGSGNNGADGITLARLLHGDYEACIYYAKRPKSEMAQLQKKRCDAIGVKVIDSLERCEVLVESIVGTGFSGEFSDELKSLISQMNENSAFKIACDVPSIGFYADVTLTMGALKKSMFLDSQKEFVGEIRVLDLGVSRNIYETDPSWHLLDFEDMLLPNREKKNTHKGSFGHLVLACGQKSGASILSAKAALRFGAGLVTLMGYENTQIPHTIMYSHAMPYNATALALGMGLGDEFSDIELSEFLDNFLPLIADADVFHMEIIKEILKRDKIVLTPHAKEFVALLKRVGLADISVDELQSERFFYVELFTKEYPHATLILKGANVIIAKGDEFFINPHGTSALAKGGSGDVLSGLVGALLAQGYTPLEAAKSASLAHTALAQSYKGADFSLTADDLIDAIGKL from the coding sequence ATGCAAAGAGTTTTTGACGAAGTGGCATCTCTTGATGAGAGATGCTACAAGAAATTCGGACTCAGTGAAGATTTGCTGATGGAACATGCGGCAGAGGGGATGGCTTCTTACATAAGAGAGAATTTTAAAAGAGATGCAAAGGTCATTATAGTTTGTGGAAGTGGTAACAATGGAGCAGATGGCATCACACTTGCAAGACTTTTGCACGGAGATTATGAGGCTTGCATCTACTATGCAAAGAGGCCAAAATCAGAGATGGCACAACTGCAAAAAAAACGATGTGATGCTATTGGCGTTAAAGTTATAGACTCACTAGAGAGATGCGAGGTTTTAGTAGAGTCCATAGTTGGAACTGGTTTTAGCGGAGAGTTTAGTGATGAGTTAAAGAGTCTAATCTCCCAGATGAATGAAAATAGTGCTTTTAAAATAGCTTGTGATGTTCCATCTATCGGTTTTTACGCTGATGTAACTCTTACTATGGGAGCCTTAAAAAAGTCTATGTTTTTAGATTCGCAAAAAGAGTTTGTAGGAGAGATAAGAGTTTTAGATTTGGGAGTCTCAAGAAATATCTATGAGACGGACCCATCGTGGCATCTACTTGACTTTGAAGATATGCTTTTACCAAATAGAGAGAAGAAAAACACTCACAAAGGAAGTTTTGGACATCTAGTACTTGCTTGTGGGCAAAAGAGTGGAGCTAGCATCTTAAGTGCAAAAGCAGCTCTTAGGTTTGGAGCTGGTTTAGTAACTCTTATGGGTTATGAAAACACACAAATCCCACACACTATAATGTACTCACACGCTATGCCATACAATGCAACTGCACTAGCTTTGGGAATGGGTTTGGGAGATGAGTTTAGTGACATAGAACTTAGTGAATTTTTAGACAATTTCTTGCCTCTTATAGCAGACGCGGATGTTTTTCATATGGAGATTATAAAAGAGATACTAAAAAGAGATAAGATAGTTTTAACTCCACATGCCAAAGAGTTTGTAGCACTGCTAAAGAGAGTCGGCTTAGCAGATATAAGTGTAGATGAGCTTCAAAGTGAGCGATTTTTTTATGTTGAGCTTTTTACTAAAGAGTATCCTCATGCAACACTTATCTTAAAAGGCGCAAATGTTATCATCGCCAAGGGTGATGAGTTTTTTATAAATCCACACGGCACATCAGCACTTGCAAAGGGTGGAAGCGGAGATGTTTTAAGTGGACTCGTAGGAGCACTTCTAGCTCAAGGCTACACACCACTTGAAGCTGCAAAGAGTGCATCTTTGGCACATACCGCCTTAGCACAAAGTTACAAAGGTGCTGATTTTTCTCTTACAGCGGATGATTTGATAGATGCAATAGGTAAGCTGTAA
- the purN gene encoding phosphoribosylglycinamide formyltransferase codes for MKKIVILFSGDGFNAQNIVRKMHNKKCEVVCGISNKRDAKGLLKLQDLGIKTEVLEHAGYDSRESFDKELIKLINKHEPDLVVLSGFMRILSSVFTSNIKAINLHPSLLPKYKGAKAIEQSYLSQDKECGVSVHHVNGELDGGEIILQKSFLRCKDETMESFTQKIKELEYSIMPEAIERVLDAKSF; via the coding sequence ATGAAAAAAATAGTGATTTTGTTTAGTGGTGATGGTTTTAACGCCCAAAATATTGTAAGAAAAATGCACAACAAAAAATGTGAAGTGGTTTGTGGAATCTCAAATAAACGAGATGCAAAAGGACTTTTAAAACTCCAAGATTTAGGCATAAAAACAGAGGTCTTAGAGCATGCTGGATATGATTCAAGAGAGAGTTTTGATAAAGAGCTTATTAAACTCATAAACAAACACGAGCCCGACTTAGTAGTCCTTAGTGGCTTTATGAGGATCCTAAGCTCTGTCTTTACCTCAAACATAAAAGCGATAAATCTTCATCCATCTCTTCTTCCAAAATACAAAGGTGCAAAAGCGATAGAGCAGAGCTATTTGAGCCAAGACAAAGAGTGTGGAGTAAGTGTACATCATGTAAATGGCGAACTTGACGGTGGGGAGATTATTTTGCAGAAGAGTTTTCTAAGATGCAAAGATGAAACTATGGAGAGTTTTACCCAAAAGATAAAAGAACTTGAATACTCCATCATGCCAGAGGCGATAGAGAGGGTTTTGGATGCAAAGAGTTTTTGA